In Mycetocola spongiae, the genomic stretch GGGTGGCGATCACGAGGAAGGGCTTGGGGAGGCGGTGGACCTCGCCGCCGATCGTGGTCTGCCGCTCCTGCATGGCCTCCAGCATCGCGCTCTGGGTTTTGGAGCTCGAGCGGTTGATCTCGTCCAGCAATACAAAATTGGCATGCACGGGGCCCAGCACGGTGCGGAAGCTGCCGGTGCTGGCATCGTAAACCTGGGTGCCGGTGATATCACTCGGGAGGAGGTCGGGGGTGCACTGGATGCGGCGGAACTCGGCCTGCACGGTATCGGCGAGGGTGCTCGCGGCTGTGGTTTTGGCCAGGCCCGGCACGCTCTCCAGCAGGGCGTGGCCGCCCGCAATCAGCGCGGTCAGCAGGCTGGTGCGCAGGCGCTCCTGGCCCACCATCTTGCTGGAATATGCGCGGGAAACGGTGCCGAGGATATCGGCGGCTCGGGCCATCTCGGCCTCGCTCGGGGTGCCGAGGGGATCGCTGGGGGTCATGGTGCTGAACGGTTCCTTCCGCCGCGGCGCTCGGGGCACGCGCGGCCTGCCCTGTTCTGTGCATCTCGACGCCTCGTGACGCCGGAGGTGACCGGTTGGCCAACCCCCGCACAGTACCCTGTCAACCCGAGAAAAATCAAACCTTCCGGGAGAAAAACCCGGTCCCCCGGAGGGGGCACGCGGCGGTGCGGGGTGCCCGCGGGGGAGAACGGCCCCCGGATCCCGGCGTGTGGGGCGGTGGGGAGTCCGGAACGGCCGCGGGCCGGGCGGCCGCGCGGGGCGCGGATATCCGTCAGGGGGGCGTGCACTAGGCGACGCCGTGATTTAGTAATAAAAGGGATCGGGAGCGCTCTCGGTGCGGGGTGCCGGGGCGGTTGTACGCCGGTGCAGCTCGTTAATCAGGTCATTGGCCAGGCCCACCAGCTTGCCGATCTCCGCCTCATCGCGGTCGATCCAGCGGCACAGCGGCTCCTCGCCCACGGGCACAAAATTCCGATGCTCCTCCCAGACCACCAGCGTGCGCTCGGCGCCGAGGACGTATTGCTGCCAGAAGATTTGGCGCAGGTAATTGCGCGGAACCGAGCGCCAGGGCTTGGTGGTGGTTTTGATCTCGGAGAGGATCACCACGCCCTCGGGGGTGGTGGTTACGCCATCGGGAGTGGCCAGGTGGCGGCGCTCCACGGCGGCGTGATACAGCGAGGAGGAGGGCTGGATGCCGTGGGTCGCGGCGACCCAGGCGGCGATCTCGGGCTCGCGGCGGCGGCCGTGATCGGTGAAGGCGTTGCCCGTGAAACCGGTGCCGTTGAGTTTGGCCTCGGCGGCGGTCTCGATCGAGCGCGGGGTCGAGAGCTTTGCCACATCGGTTGCGGTAATGCCGCGGGAGCGGGCGCGCAGCCAGGAGACTCGGTCGGTGGAATCGGCAACAAAGCGATCCAAATAGCTAGATGTCACCCCTCCATTGTCCTCCGTATTCCGGGAGCCCCGAGCCAAAACGCGGTCGGGGCGGCCCGGGGGCGTGGCGGGTGGCGGTTTTTGCAGGCCGATCGGGCGCATGCGCGCGCGCATAAAATACCCGGAAAACCGCGGTCAACAGGCACTATGCATGCGACGTTTGATAAACGTTCATCCGACGCCCCGGGCGCAATGTCGGTGGTGGATGGCACGGTAGAGGACATGGGACAGTACTCGTTAGCGCATGTGGGGTTGGCCGCCGGCCTGCCCGGCCTGGGTGAGGGCGCCGATCTGGTGGCCTCGTGGCTGAAATCCTGTCAGGCCGTGGGGCTTGTGGTCTCCACGAGCCAAACCTCCGTGGCCGAGAAGGAGGCCGTGCGCGAGCTCTCGCGCCGCCTCGATATTCGTTCGGCCTGGGCGCATAGCGTGGGCACGGGCCCCGGCGGTAAAGACCTCGACGCGCTGGTGGTGGTGGCCCCGGACGCGGAGCTGCTGGACTGGGTGGCCGCCGAATGCGACGGCGCCGCCCCGCGCGTGGTGGTGGTTTTGGCCTCCGCCGCCGCGGTGCGGGCGCTGTCCGCGCTGGGCTCGGTGGACCTGCGCACGAGCGGCGTCCGCGCTTCCGAGGCGCGGCCATCGGGGGCCTGGGTGGGGGAGATGCGCGTCTCCGAGGCCGGCCCCGAGGCCCCGCGCGCGGGCGATTCGCGCCCCGCCACCCTCCCGGGTGTGGGGCGTGCGGCCGCGCGGGGTTCCTCCGTGCAGGGTTCCTCAGTGCTGGGCTCACCCGTGCAGGGGGCTTCCACCCTGGGCTCACCCGTGCGGGAGTCAGCCGCCACGGCCCCCGCGCCGCGCTCCGTACCGGCGCTGCGCCAGCTGGTCGCGCGCGCCCGGCCCCCGCTTTAGCACCCGCCCCAATACTCGCGCCGGGGCCCAATACTCGCTCCGGGGCCCATAGCCCGCGCCGGAGCCGGCACTCGCCTCGGGGGCAGTACCCGGGCCACGGCCAGTACCCGCTTCCGGCATCGGGGCGAGCACTCGCGACGGTACTCGAGCCCGAGCCCGAACCCGAGTCCGTTCGTGGACCCGAGCCCGCACCCGGGGTCGGCCCGCCGGTCGAGTTGACCGCGGCCGGACCAACGGTGCCGCTGCGGGCCTGTTCCGGGACGCCGTATTTTGCGCCCGGAACAGGCCCCGCCCCGCGATGCTGCCCGCACTCCCGCGCAAAGGATCCGCCCGGCCGTATCCGCCCACGGACGGAAAAATCCGGCCACCCCGCGGGGTGGCCGGATTTTCCCGGGAGCGCGCTTAGACCAGCTCGGTGAGCTGTTCGAGCAGGCCCGAGAGGCGATTCACGTCCTCCCGGTCCCACTCGCGCATGCGCTCATAAAGCTGATTGCGGTTTTTCTCGCGCAGGGCACGCACGCGCGTGATGGCCTCGGGCGTGGCGCTGATATTCACCACGCGGCCATCGCGCTCATCGGCCACCCGGGCCACAAGCCCGTGCTCCTCCAGCTGCCGGATCAGGCGGCTGGTGGTGCTCCGATCGCTGTTAATATGATCGGCGAGTTCGCTCGCGGTCACCCGGCCGGCCATGATCACAAAGCTCAGGGCCTTCAGCGCGCTCGGTTGCAGGCCCGGGCTGAGCAGTTCCGCGCGCTCGCGCATGCTCACCCGGACCTTCGCAAAGAGCCCAATAACACGCTGCTCCAGGAGCTCCACGGCGGCATCCAGCTCGGGATCCTGCCCCGGCCGGACCTCCGGCACGGCATCGCCGCATGCGGGGGTTCCGGCCTCGGGCTCGTCGATTACCGCAGTGCTCATCGAGCGTCCGTCCTATTTCTGATCGCGGGGAGGCTTCGGCGTGTCCTCCGCGGGGGCGGGGATCACGGAGATGGAACCCGTGGGCAGCGACCCGGAGGCGCCGGCCACCGAGGCCTCGGATACCGCCACCAGCGTATCGGAGGTCGGCGTGTGCACGTCACCCTCCTGTTCGGCCAGGCGCTGGCGAGTGGTCTTATTGCTGAGTGATTTATTCGGCAGGAATACGATCGCCAGGATCGTAATCAGCGCGAGCGGCGCGGCAATCATGAAGATATCGGCCACGGCCTGGCCGTATACGGATTCCACAATCGTGCGGATCGTCACGGGCAGCTGATCCATCTGGGGAATCGTGCCCGAGTTCAGGGACGCCCCCACCTCGGCGCCCGAGGGGCCCAGCTGTGCCAGGGCGGACTGCAGATCCGCGGTGCGTGCCGTGAGGCCATCGGCCACCTTGGTGGCCAGGACCGCACCCAGCGCGGAGATACCGATGGTACCGCCGAGGCTGCGGAAGAAGGTCACACCGGAGCTGGCCACACCCAGCTCCTGCGGCTCCACGGCGTTCTGCACGATCAGCACGAGGTTCTGCATGACCATACCCACGCCCACGCCGAGCACAAACATATAGACGGAGACCAACACATAATTGGTGTCGTAGTGGATGGTGCCCATCAGGAACATGCCCACGGCGAGGGCGATTGAGCCCGTGACCATATACACCTTCCACTTGCCGTATTTGCTGATCAGCATTCCGGCCACGGTGGAGGAGATCAGCAGGCCGCCGATCATCGGGAGGGTGAGCAGGCCCGACTGGGTGGGGGTGGCACCGCGCGCAAGCTGCATGTACTGGCCGAGGAAGACCGACGTGCCAAACATGGCCACACCCACCGAGATCGAGGCGATCACGGCGAGGGTGAACGTGCGGTTCTTAAACAGCGACATCGGGATGATGGGCTCGGCCACGCGCAGCTCGACCACCACGGCCACGGCGAGCATCACGATCGACACACCCACCATGATCAGGCTCGTGGGGGACAGCCACTCAAAATCGTGGCCGGCGAGGGTCACCCAGATCAGCAGCAGCGAGACGCCGCCGCCGATCAGGACCATTCCGAGATAGTCGATGCGGGCCTTGATTTTGGCGCGCACCGGGAGGTGCAGGTTGCGCTGCAGCAGCAGGATCGCGGCGAGGGCAAAGGGGAGGGCCACAAAGAAGTTCCAGCGCCAGCCGAAGGCGTCCGTGATCATGCCGCCCGCGAGCGGGCCACCCACGGTACCCACGGCCATCACGGCGCCAAAGAGGCCCATATACCGGCCGCGCTCACGCGGGCTGATGATATCGGCCATGATGATCTGGCTCAGTGCGGCCAGGCCGCCGCCGCCGAGGCCCTGCATCACACGGAACGCGATCAGGGTGCCGGTGTCCTGCGAGAATCCGGCGAGGGCCGAACCCAGAACAAAGATGACCAGCGCGATCTGGATAAGCAGCTTGCGGTTCATGAGGTCGGCGAACTTACCCCAGATGGGTGTGGACACCGTGGTGGCCAGCAGGGTCGAGGTGATGACCCA encodes the following:
- a CDS encoding DHA2 family efflux MFS transporter permease subunit, whose translation is MSHPAVMRALSGLLMGMFVSILAGTVVSTSMPRIISELGGNQAAFTWVITSTLLATTVSTPIWGKFADLMNRKLLIQIALVIFVLGSALAGFSQDTGTLIAFRVMQGLGGGGLAALSQIIMADIISPRERGRYMGLFGAVMAVGTVGGPLAGGMITDAFGWRWNFFVALPFALAAILLLQRNLHLPVRAKIKARIDYLGMVLIGGGVSLLLIWVTLAGHDFEWLSPTSLIMVGVSIVMLAVAVVVELRVAEPIIPMSLFKNRTFTLAVIASISVGVAMFGTSVFLGQYMQLARGATPTQSGLLTLPMIGGLLISSTVAGMLISKYGKWKVYMVTGSIALAVGMFLMGTIHYDTNYVLVSVYMFVLGVGVGMVMQNLVLIVQNAVEPQELGVASSGVTFFRSLGGTIGISALGAVLATKVADGLTARTADLQSALAQLGPSGAEVGASLNSGTIPQMDQLPVTIRTIVESVYGQAVADIFMIAAPLALITILAIVFLPNKSLSNKTTRQRLAEQEGDVHTPTSDTLVAVSEASVAGASGSLPTGSISVIPAPAEDTPKPPRDQK
- a CDS encoding YqaJ viral recombinase family protein; translation: MTSSYLDRFVADSTDRVSWLRARSRGITATDVAKLSTPRSIETAAEAKLNGTGFTGNAFTDHGRRREPEIAAWVAATHGIQPSSSLYHAAVERRHLATPDGVTTTPEGVVILSEIKTTTKPWRSVPRNYLRQIFWQQYVLGAERTLVVWEEHRNFVPVGEEPLCRWIDRDEAEIGKLVGLANDLINELHRRTTAPAPRTESAPDPFYY
- a CDS encoding MarR family winged helix-turn-helix transcriptional regulator gives rise to the protein MSTAVIDEPEAGTPACGDAVPEVRPGQDPELDAAVELLEQRVIGLFAKVRVSMRERAELLSPGLQPSALKALSFVIMAGRVTASELADHINSDRSTTSRLIRQLEEHGLVARVADERDGRVVNISATPEAITRVRALREKNRNQLYERMREWDREDVNRLSGLLEQLTELV